One genomic region from Ptychodera flava strain L36383 chromosome 5, AS_Pfla_20210202, whole genome shotgun sequence encodes:
- the LOC139132805 gene encoding calmodulin-like isoform X2 encodes MDAARLNELKDVFSLFDKDTDGAITVRELETILRIMGPLITEHEIQEIIRNRKDSVTVESDHVDFPEFLTIMASRMTGEDNSQSDATKAVHVFQKDRRGFVKTSEVRNILTQVGEKLTDDEIQEFISELDTNNDGLIKYDELMKALV; translated from the exons ATGGATGCTGCCCGTCTCAATG AACTAAAGGACGTATTCTCATTGTTTGACAAGGACACTGATGGCGCCATCACCGTCAGAGAGCTCGAGACCATCTTGAGAATCATGGGACCTCTAATTACAGAGCATGAGATTCAAGAAATAATCAGAAACAGAAAAGATT CTGTCACTGTGGAATCCGACCATGTCGATTTCCCAGAATTCCTCACGATCATGGCCAGTAGGATGACAGGGGAAGATAACAGCCAAAGTGACGCGACGAAAGCCGTACATGTCTTTCAGAAAGATAGGAGAGGCTTCGTGAAAACGTCTGAAGTCAGGAATATCCTGACACAAGTAGGAGAGAAGCTGACAGATGATGAAATCCAAGAGTTCATCTCTGAACTTGACACGAACAATGACGGTCTCATAAAATATGACG AATTGATGAAAGCGTTGGTGTAA
- the LOC139132663 gene encoding sulfotransferase 1E1-like, which translates to MAQFESCFVVDGYRFLPYHDKAKVESREVDKFNFKSGDVIVVGFPKSGNSWLVEVLKAMYNDWGLEKYGGAESAVFLEERTLYNGYVSEQRKDLLETVKCEDIPSPRLMRTHIPATLFPCHLLKDKGVKMIHISRNPKDVLVSAYYFWKSWAHGALSTGDWEQTVNDFIEDRQAFTPWVRFVGDWSLKGIEDNVFQVTYEEMKQDLPGVVTKMADFLQRPLTEEDIDRVIRTTTVEVMRNSLSKFIVTDDVIVPEGENPFVRKGVVGDWKNHFTVAQSELFDSKIGEKIRSVNPNIPYQ; encoded by the coding sequence ATGGCGCAGTTCGAAAGCTGTTTCGTAGTTGATGGATATAGATTTCTACCTTACCATGACAAGGCAAAGGTGGAATCCCGAGAAGTCGACAAATTCAACTTCAAATCCGGCGATGTGATAGTCGTCGGATTTCCAAAGTCTGGCAATTCATGGCTGGTTGAAGTTCTGAAAGCCATGTACAATGACTGGGGACTAGAGAAGTATGGAGGGGCAGAATCCGCAGTGTTTCTAGAAGAACGAACTCTCTATAACGGTTACGTCAGCGAACAACGTAAAGACCTGCTGGAGACAGTCAAATGCGAGGATATACCATCACCACGTCTTATGAGAACACACATACCAGCAACCTTATTCCCTTGTCATCTGTTGAAAGACAAAGGGGTAAAGATGATTCACATATCTCGTAATCCAAAGGATGTCTTGGTATCAGCTTATTATTTCTGGAAATCATGGGCCCATGGTGCGTTGTCTACAGGAGACTGGGAACAAACTGTGAATGACTTTATTGAAGACAGACAAGCGTTCACACCCTGGGTACGATTTGTTGGAGACTGGTCGCTGAAAGGCATAGAAGATAATGTCTTTCAAGTCACATATGAAGAAATGAAACAAGATCTACCCGGAGTTGTCacgaaaatggccgactttctcCAGCGTCCCTTGACTGAAGAGGACATCGACAGGGTTATCAGAACCACTACCGTCGAAGTAATGCGGAATAGTTTGTCAAAATTCATCGTCACGGATGACGTTATTGTTCCTGAAGGCGAAAATCCATTCGTGCGAAAAGGTGTGGTAGGCGATTGGAAGAATCATTTTACAGTTGCGCAGAGCGAACTCTTTGATTCAAAAATAGGAGAAAAAATTAGAAGCGTAAATCCAAACATCCCCTATCAGTAA
- the LOC139132804 gene encoding uncharacterized protein, with product MGPLITEREIREIIRNRKDAVFVETDKVDFPEFLTIMASRIRKGGDEREDMIRAVRVFKKDANGFIKTSEIRNVLTQVGEKLSDSEIEELITDLDANHDGLIKYDEFVRALLTS from the exons ATGGGACCATTGATAACCGAACGTGAAATTCGAGAAATAATCAGAAATAGAAAAGACG CTGTTTTCGTGGAGACCGACAAAGTGGATTTCCCAGAATTCCTGACGATTATGGCAAGCAGGATAAGAAAAGGCGGAGATGAAAGGGAAGATATGATACGAGCAGTGAGAGTCTTCAAGAAAGATGCAAATGGCTTCATTAAAACGTCGGAAATAAGGAATGTTTTAACCCAAGTTGGAGAAAAATTATCAGATTCAGAGATCGAAGAACTTATCACAGATCTTGACGCCAATCATGACGGACTCATCAAATACGATG AGTTCGTGAGGGCGCTATTGACATCTTGA
- the LOC139132437 gene encoding sulfotransferase 1E1-like encodes MAQLESFFVVDGYRFLPYYDKAKVESREVDKFNFKSGDVIVVGFPKSGNSWLVEVLKAMYNDWGLEKYGEAESAVFLDERFLFNCYVSEQRKEMLETVKCEDIQSPRLMRTHIPATLFPCHLLKDKEVKVIHISRNPKDVLVSAYYFSKSWAHGALSTGDWEQTVNDFIEDRQAFTPWVRHVGDWSLKGIEDNVFQVTYEEMKQDLPGVVTKMADFLQRPLTEEDIDRVVRTTTVEVMRNSLSKLFVTDDAIVPEGENPFVRKGIVGDWKNHFTVAQSELFDSKIGEKIRSVNPNIPY; translated from the coding sequence ATGGCACAATTGGAAAGCTTTTTCGTAGTTGATGGATATAGATTTCTACCTTACTATGACAAGGCAAAGGTGGAATCCCGAGAAGTCGACAAATTCAACTTCAAATCCGGCGATGTGATAGTCGTTGGATTTCCGAAGTCAGGCAATTCATGGCTGGTTGAAGTTCTGAAAGCCATGTACAATGACTGGGGACTAGAGAAGTATGGAGAGGCAGAATCCGCAGTGTTTCTAGATGAACGATTTCTCTTTAACTGTTACGTCAGCGAACAACGTAAAGAGATGCTTGAGACAGTCAAATGCGAGGATATACAATCACCACGTCTTATGAGAACACACATACCAGCCACCTTATTCCCTTGTCATCTGTTGAAAGACAAAGAGGTAAAGGTGATTCACATATCTCGTAATCCAAAGGATGTCTTGGTATCAGCTTATTATTTCTCGAAATCATGGGCCCATGGTGCGTTGTCTACAGGAGACTGGGAACAAACTGTGAATGACTTTATTGAAGATAGACAAGCGTTCACACCCTGGGTACGACATGTTGGAGACTGGTCGCTGAAAGGCATAGAAGATAATGTCTTTCAAGTCACGTATGAAGAAATGAAACAAGATCTACCCGGAGTTGTCacgaaaatggccgactttctcCAGCGTCCCTTGACTGAAGAGGACATCGACAGGGTTGTCAGAACCACTACCGTCGAAGTAATGCGAAACAGTTTGTCAAAACTCTTTGTCACGGATGACGCCATTGTTCCTGAAGGCGAAAATCCGTTCGTGCGAAAAGGGATTGTAGGCGATTGGAAGAATCATTTTACAGTTGCACAGAGCGAACTCTTTGATTCAAAAATAGGGGAAAAGATTAGAAGCGTAAATCCAAACATCCCCTATTAG
- the LOC139132805 gene encoding calmodulin-like isoform X1 produces MTNIGHKPAQKADILSEEQISQLKDVFSLFDKDTDGAITVRELETILRIMGPLITEHEIQEIIRNRKDSVTVESDHVDFPEFLTIMASRMTGEDNSQSDATKAVHVFQKDRRGFVKTSEVRNILTQVGEKLTDDEIQEFISELDTNNDGLIKYDELMKALV; encoded by the exons ATGACTAATATTGGGCATAAACCTGCACAAAAG GCCGACATTTTGTCTGAAGAGCAGATATCAC AACTAAAGGACGTATTCTCATTGTTTGACAAGGACACTGATGGCGCCATCACCGTCAGAGAGCTCGAGACCATCTTGAGAATCATGGGACCTCTAATTACAGAGCATGAGATTCAAGAAATAATCAGAAACAGAAAAGATT CTGTCACTGTGGAATCCGACCATGTCGATTTCCCAGAATTCCTCACGATCATGGCCAGTAGGATGACAGGGGAAGATAACAGCCAAAGTGACGCGACGAAAGCCGTACATGTCTTTCAGAAAGATAGGAGAGGCTTCGTGAAAACGTCTGAAGTCAGGAATATCCTGACACAAGTAGGAGAGAAGCTGACAGATGATGAAATCCAAGAGTTCATCTCTGAACTTGACACGAACAATGACGGTCTCATAAAATATGACG AATTGATGAAAGCGTTGGTGTAA
- the LOC139132438 gene encoding uncharacterized protein, which translates to MPTFYIGDRCHWFQAENTFDQSWISAVDWCRSRGGYLVKFETQSEESAVTSYINFQGYTKTDEFWTSGKCQYPNDVYNGNKCDDPANWLWITDPVTLTTIQTTAQKTTMKTNSTTDQTTVLNTTKDKTAPTSSQSSPSPSMPQSDEPLTIELTTTTKCASDGSNYNFLLGLLVGVAIGGVIATVLIVLVLRCRHCKCERVDADKKNIQDNRDDGIATNGNDVCDSCSSFDNKTAVSLHQ; encoded by the exons ATGCCTACATTTTACATCGGTGATAGATGTCATTGGTTTCAAGCTGAGAATACTTTTGACCAATCATGGATCAGCGCTGTTGACTGGTGCAGGTCACGTGGTGGTTATCTTGTCAAGTTTGAGACACAGTCTGAAGAAAGTGCTGTGACCTCTTACATCAACTTTCAAGGCTACACTAAAACTGACGAATTCTGGACGAGTGGAAAATGTCAATATCCAAATGATGTATACAATGGAAACAAATGTGATGACCCTGCTAACTGGCTCTGGATTAcag ATCCAGTTACGTTGACTACAATTCAGACAACAGCACAAAAAACAACGATGAAAACTAATTCTACGACAGATCAGACGACGGTTTTAAATACAACCAAAGATAAAACTGCCCCAACATCATCACAATCGTCCCCGTCTCCATCAATGCCACAATCGGATGAACCATTAACTATCGAGTTAACCACAACTACCAAATGTGCCAGCGATGGGAGCAATTATA ATTTCCTACTTGGCCTGTTGGTTGGCGTCGCTATTGGAGGTGTCATAGCAACTGTTTTGATAGTACTAGTTCTAAG ATGCCGACATTGCAAGTGTGAAAGAGTCGATGCTGATAAAAAGAATATTCAAGATAACCGGGATGATGGAATTGCAACAAACGGAAATGACGTATGTGATTCCTGCAGTAGTTTTGACAACAAGACTGCTGTTAGCTTGCATCAATAG